From the genome of Brassica oleracea var. oleracea cultivar TO1000 chromosome C4, BOL, whole genome shotgun sequence:
TGATAGGAGTTGTCCTAGATGCGGTGACCCTGAGAAAACCATTAACCATCTTCTTTTTGAATGCCCCCTCCCCCGCCCTCCAGGTGTGGGCTTTATCGGACTCTCTGTCCCTTCCGGGTTACTTCCCGAGTACATCTGTTTATCAAAACATGAACTTCCTATTTTGAAAGAAGAAAAACGTGGCCTATATGGAACCACTTATTGAGACCTTCCCATGGATCCTATGGTACATTTGGAAGGCACGTAACGATAAATTGTTCAATGGTAGAGAGGTATCACCCGTTGACACCCTTCAGCTAGCTTCCGTCGAAACCGAATGCTGGAGGAAAGCGAACTTATCCGAGGACGAAGTGGAAGAGGAGACACGATCTGCTCCATCAGTTACCTTGACTCTCCATGTGGCCCCCCAACGCCCGACATGTCAAATCGATGCGTCATTGATCGATGATGGCACGGTCAGTGGTCTAGGGTGGTTCTTCAAGGACCCAATGGGAGTTGAAAGATTTGGATTACAAGGATGCCGGAAAAGTCTTTCAGCCCTCATGCAGAGATGGAAGGACTCATATGGGCGATGTCTTGTTTATGAGAGTTACATTGCACCGCGGTTCAAATGGAGACGGATTGCTCCGACCTGGTGGACATGATTGCAAACCCTACCGACTGGCCAGCCTTTGCCTCCGAGCTAGTTTCTTTCCGACTTCTAAGAGACGGTTTTTCGGAGCTCAGCATCACCCGCATACCCAGGACTAGGAATTTGCGTGCAGATTCTCTCGCTAAGGAGGCGAGATGTAGCGGTACTCTTTTTCCCCACATAGATCAGACCCAGCCGGACAGAGCGTCTCTTCAGAACGACTCAGAACCGCCTACCACTTGATCTTAGAAGTGGGCGTCGCCAAAAAAAAAAAAAAAGAATATGTTAACTTGAATCAGAGCTCTGCATGTCCCAATCCCAATACATGAGCTAGATCATTGAAGAACTAAGCAACTGGAGCTTTGCCGGTGGATTTGGCCATCTTAATAACCATTGTCTGCTCTTATTAGCTGATAATGTTGAAGTGGGAATGGGAAGAGGTAACAGCCGCTCAACCGTTGAAGAAATTAATGCATTATTATGAGCTGTTTTGATGGAAGTTGTGGGCGTTGAAGATGAGAATTCGACGAGACAATGGACATGTTCGTTTGTCCATCCAAATTGACCATCTGGATGAAGATGAGAATTGATGTTCATTTGTGTTAAAATAAGCATCATCCAAATGATACATCCAAATGAATTTTAAAATTTTAACCAAAAATGTGATTCTTCCAGATGAATTTAACTGATGCATCTGGATGGAGATGCATTTTTTTAAATAATAAATGACAAATAACCCTTATCCAAATAAAACATTTAGGTTTTAGTTTTAGACAAACAAATAATTATGATATAAATCATGTTTTGCCCAACAACAACAAATTCATTTTTCTGCCAAATTAAAAAATCGTATTTTTCTCGCCGAACAGCAAACACATCTTTCCTCCAAAATTGTAAAATTACATTTTCCCGTCAAATCATATTTTCGATCGAATCACGAAACCCCATTTTCCAACAAAACAAAAATTACATTTTCCGCAAAATCAATTTTTTTACCAAATCCATAAAATTATATTTCCCGCAAAAACCACAAAAACAAATGTTTAGTCAAACTGCCAAATCACATATCTTGCCAAAAGTGCAAAATTCATTTTCCGCTAAAACACATTTTCCCAGAATAGCACCAATAGCGTCTGATTTTTTCAGATGAGCATAAGGGAGATGTAACCCTTAGAGAGAGCCACTACGGTTTAATGTATTTATGTACTCAGAGTATGTGAGTTGAGCAAAACAAATAGACATATCCTGATATGAGTGATACCCAATGAAACTGAGTTGTCTCTTTTCTTCGTTGGTGTGAATATTTTTGATATAGAAAAGAATCCTCAAATGTAGCTCATTTTATATTTAGAAGATATAGATTCATCATTATATAGAACTAAACAGAACAAAATTCATTTATATTCAGAAACAGTAATATTTATGTACATATATAGTTTTCATATTTTTAATGCAAGCTTTAGCTCTTACAAATCTGAATACTTGAGAACTGAAGAAAGGGAAGAGATAAACAAGATCATTGTTCGTCCAAGTTGCACGAGGTGACAAATTTCTCCTTTCTCTCTCCTCCCCCAACTCTCTCACGACCAAAACTAAAATCAACTTAACTCCGGCGCTTGTTGACGCCGGAGGTCCTCTCTTCGGCGTATAGCCTTCTCTATCTTTGCTGCTCCATCGTGTCAGTGCTCTCTGCTGGTATGCTTGCGAATATGGGTTTGGGTGTTGTTCTGGGAAGTGCTCGTTCGCGACGAGTTATGGCTCCGACGTCACTGTTGCTTTCATTGGATTCTCGGAGAGGTTGCGGAGTTCTGGTCCATGGTGTCAATCGGTTTTTTGGTTTGAGGAGTTAGGTCGATTTTCAGATCTAGGTCTACTCCTGTTTCATTGCAAGCGCGGAGGAGGGGCGGCTTGGTCTTCTCGACGGTTCAGCGGAGGATTTCCGTTGGCCCTGGTTGGTTGTTCTGGTGACTTTGGCGGTGACATCTAGGTTCTTGGCGGCGGCGTCGAGCATCGGTGGTTGCTCGTGGTGCCTCCTCACTTTGCAACTCATCTACGTTCCTTCCTCTATGTTACCTCCGAGCAAAGGCGATGGCTTTTGTGTTCGGAGTGGAGCCTTTTGGTGTCCTCGTTGTTCTGTCTTTGTCGACTCCGGAGATGGATGTGGGAACCGAAATTCGCACTGTCGATTTCCGTTTAAATAAGGAAACTAGGAAANNNNNNNNNNNNNNNNNNNNNNNNNNNNNNNNNNNNNNNNNNNNNNNNNNNNNNNNNNNNNNNNNNNNNNNNNNNNNNNNNNNNNNNNNNNNNNNNNNNNNNNNNNNNNNNNNNNNNNNNNNNNNNNNNNNNNNNNNNNNNNNNNNNNNNNNNNNNNNNNNNNNNNNNNNNNNNNNNNNNNNNNNNNNNNNNNNNNNNNNNNNNNNNNNNNNNNNNNNNNNNNNNNNNNNNNNNNNNNNNNNNNNNNNNNNNNNNNNNNNNNNNNNNNNNNNNNNNNNNNNNNNNNNNNNNNNNNNNNNNNNNNNNNNNNNNNNNNNNNNNNNNNNNNNNNNNNNNNNNNNNNNNNNNNNNNNNNNNNNNNNNNNNNNNNNNNNNNNNNNNNNNNNNNNNNNNNNNNNNNNNNNNNNNNNNNNNNNNNNNNNNNNNNNNNNNNNNNNNNNNNNNNNNNNNNNNNNNNNNNNNNNNNNNNNNNNNNNNNNNNNNNNNNNNNNNNNNNNNNNNNNNNNNNNNNNNNNNNNNNNNNNNNNNNNNNNNNNNNNNNNNNNNNNNNNNNNNNNNNNNNNNNNNNNNNNNNNNNNNNNNNNNNNNNNNNNNNNNNNNNNNNNNNNNNNNNNNNNNNNNNNNNNNNNNNNNNNNNNNNNNNNNNNNNNNNNNNNNNNNNNNNNNNNNNNNNNNNNNNNNNNNNNNNNNNNNNNNNNNNNNNNNNNNNNNNNNNNNNNNNNNNNNNNNNNNNNNNNNNNNNNNNNNNNNNNNNNNNNNNNNNNNNNNNNNNNNNNNNNNNNNNNNNNNNNNNNNNNNNNNNNNNNNNNNNNNNNNNNNNNNNNNNNNNNNNNNNNNNNNNNNNNNNNNNNNNNNNNNNNNNNNNNNNNNNNNNNNNNNNNNNNNNNNNNNNNNNNNNNNNNNNNNNNNNNNNNNNNNNNNNNNNNNNNNNNNNNNNNNNNNNNNNNNNNNNNNNNNNNNNNNNNNNNNNNNNNNNNNNNNNNNNNNNNNNNNNNNNNNNNNNNNNNNNNNNNNNNNNNNNNNNNNNNNNNNNNNNNNNNNNNNNNNNNNNNNNNNNNNNNNNNNNNNNNNNNNNNNNNNNNNNNNNNNNNNNNNNNNNNNNNNNNNNNNNNNNNNNNNNNNNNNNNNNNNNNNNNNNNNNNNNNNNNNNNNNNNNNNNNNNNNNNNNNNNNNNNNNNNNNNNNNNNNNNNNNNNNNNNNNNNNNNNNNNNNNNNNNNNNNNNNNNNNNNNNNNNNNNNNNNNNNNNNNNNNNNNNNNNNNNNNNNNNNNNNNNNNNNNNNNNNNNNNNNNNNNNNNNNNNNNNNNNNNNNNNNNNNNNNNNNNNNNNNNNNNNNNNNNNNNNNNNNNNNNNNNNNNNNNNNNNNNNNNNNNNNNNNNNNNNNNNNNNNNNNNNNNNNNNNNNNNNNNNNNNNNNNNNNNNNNNNNNNNNNNNNNNNNNNNNNNNNNNNNNNNNNNNNNNNNNNNNNNNNNNNNNNNNNNNNNNNNNNNNNNNNNNNNNNNNNNNNNNNNNNNNNNNNNNNNNNNNNNNNNNNNNNNNNNNNNNNNNNNNNNNNNNNNNNNNNNNNNNNNNNNNNNNNNNNNNNNNNNNNNNNNNNNNNNNNNNNNNNNNNNNNNNNNNNNNNNNNNNNNNNNNNNNNNNNNNNNNNNNNNNNNNNNNNNNNNNNNNNNNNNNNNNNNNNNNNNNNNNNNNNNNNNNNNNNNNNNNNNNNNNNNNNNNNNNNNNNNNNNNNNNNNNNNNNNNNNNNNNNNNNNNNNNNNNNNNNNNNNNNNNNNNNNNNNNNNNNNNNNNNNNNNNNNNNNNNNNNNNNNNNNNNNNNNNNNNNNNNNNNNNNNNNNNNNNNNNNNNNNNNNNNNNNNNNNNNNNNNNNNNNNNNNNNNNNNNNNNNNNNNNNNNNNNNNNNNNNNNNNNNNNNNNNNNNNNNNNNNNNNNNNNNNNNNNNNNNNNNNNNNNNNNNNNNNNNNNNNNNNNNNNNNNNNNNNNNNNNNNNNNNNNNNNNNNNNNNNNNNNNNNNNNNNNNNNNNNNNNNNNNNNNNNNNNNNNNNNNNNNNNNNNNNNNNNNNNNNNNNNNNNNNNNNNNNNGACTCGCGCTTCTCAATTTCAGGTTGAGTACGGGAATCTTAAGGGTGCTTTCAACTTGCTGGGCGACTTCCGTGAGTGTCGCGGCTCCGTTGGGAGCCTTTGGAGGACGCAGGAAGATGACTACGTCTTTGAGAGGGAGATGGAGTTAATGAAGGGTGGCATGAAGGATCATGCTCACGCTGAGGCGACCATTCCTCCGATCGATGGGAAGATCCAGGGATTCTGGGATCCCATCCCGGTTTCCCCTGATACCGTAGAGACTACGGCTGATTTTGCTGGTGATGATGAGGAAGTGAACTTTCCCACAGATGC
Proteins encoded in this window:
- the LOC106338784 gene encoding uncharacterized protein LOC106338784, whose amino-acid sequence is MEPLIETFPWILWYIWKARNDKLFNGREVSPVDTLQLASVETECWRKANLSEDEVEEETRSAPSVTLTLHVAPQRPTCQIDASLIDDGTVSGLGWFFKDPMGVERFGLQGCRKSLSALMQRWKDSYGRCLVYESYIAPRFKWRRIAPTWWT